The window AATAATCGCCCCAGCACTTGCGCCCGCTGCGATTATGGGAAATAAACGTGTGCTTTGTTTTTGATTAAAGGTGTCGGACATAAAGCTCCAAAACACCGAAATATGAAATAAGCTAAATGCGCTCACCCATACATAAAAGGTCTTTTCAATCAAAACAGCGGAGGAAAACAGCGGCATTAACAAATAAAACGCGATAAAACTGCCCGCGAATAGGCTATAAACGGTTGGCACTATGTACTTAAACTTGAGCTTATCAATCGCAAAACCATAAACAGAGACAATCACTAAGCTAATAACAAACTGCATATTCCATAAAAAACTCACCTCGCTGTCGCTCCAATCGCTGGCAAGGGCGTCACGCACTGGGCGCAGCACAAAATACGCCGCCATTAAAATAAACGCCATAATAAATGCCGCAAGTGTGGCAGTTTGCTCGTTCGATTTAACCTGCGATAAGGTGTTTAATAAACCTGAAATACTCAATTTACGTGTTTGGCTGGGCATGCTATCACTCCTTACACGCTAATGATTTGCTTTGTCGATTTCGTGCGACAGCCACGCCAACATCTGTTTTTTATCGAACGTAAACGCATGTGAGGCATTGAGCTCTGCTACTTTTTTGAGCGTGTTTTTAATTGGCAACATAGCCTCTTGCTCGTTGGGCACCACTAGGTAGCGCAAATGGGGCGTTTCATCGAATAGGGCTTTCACAACCGCATTGGCAACATCATCGGGCGCCTTAAAACGGCTGCGATCAGGGTTGGTAAATTTGGCAAAACGTTTGTATTCATCCTGATAGCGCGAATTGGCAAAATGATGCCCTTGCTTTTCCAAGCGACGCTTCAGGTTTTTCATAATATTGGAATTGTAATTACCAGGAGCAATAACACTGACTTTCACATCAAACTTACGCATTTCTGCTGACAACGCTTCGCTAAATGCTTCGATGGCATGTTTTGTCATGCTGTAAGGGCCGAACATGGTGCTCGACATCAATCCTGAAATAGAACCGATATTGGCAATGCGCCCTTTGTTTTCGATGATTAATGGCGCAAATGCCTTGGTGATTCGATATGGCCCCATTACATTTACGTTGTCTTGAAAATCAATATCGCGCTCGGGGATTTCAATTAATGGGCCAAACACCGCAACCCCTGCATTATTAACAAGGCCATGAAGCTGCTTGCCTGACGCTTTAACGGTGTTTACTGCTGCATCGATATCTGACTGAATGGTTACATCTAACCGTATTGCTTGCACATTTGTAAGTTGGTTCAATGCATCGATGTCTCTTTGCTTTCGTGC of the Pseudoalteromonas spongiae UST010723-006 genome contains:
- a CDS encoding SDR family oxidoreductase — encoded protein: MRLLITLFILTTHIAFADDRQAALEASHAKAATVQNQKAILVTGASSGIGRTITETLARQGHFVFAGARKQRDIDALNQLTNVQAIRLDVTIQSDIDAAVNTVKASGKQLHGLVNNAGVAVFGPLIEIPERDIDFQDNVNVMGPYRITKAFAPLIIENKGRIANIGSISGLMSSTMFGPYSMTKHAIEAFSEALSAEMRKFDVKVSVIAPGNYNSNIMKNLKRRLEKQGHHFANSRYQDEYKRFAKFTNPDRSRFKAPDDVANAVVKALFDETPHLRYLVVPNEQEAMLPIKNTLKKVAELNASHAFTFDKKQMLAWLSHEIDKANH